In Thermoplasmatales archaeon, the following are encoded in one genomic region:
- a CDS encoding site-specific DNA-methyltransferase, translating into MVKGKILFGDVFSALRCLEDNSISVALTSPPYWRQRDYGFKGQIGREKTPEEYIGRLIVIFRELRAKLKDDGVFFLNIGDKYKNRYGKSHLLQIPYRLAAHMIKDGWKLLDIIIWYKPNHMPSSVKDRFTNTYEPVLVFGKSDENIYTKKHPVLKIPLQQTKWKHTAVFPEKLVSSLLSRCNLKDGDYILDPFAGTGTTGAVVKKMKYQLYPKDLNVILIEKGKKFLDIITERTGIKEIKELKSSEYTWEPVNDKLAFSEDKPLIIIEDTHGETFIAKNSEEFSRIIMGMLSEEFQDFHREDAVYFFGVKNWKLSDLVLPGLLIDHGFILRNMIIIEDGSSWYPVFMLVKDTTRVNYKFYIDRIRKKPKTVLPEKWNQEDFIGLIVNDNLSKKPRKGEVVDIISTYSQDNFPKIVAVSWEDDNISLELCLNPRKDEFIMESLQFTCPHCGTQLIDTYDPLGDNICYNCQKEIYGKNSLPILKESKEIIESLESVENGEYQVGENIKPQYQKRCKESKSKFAGMERMNWGASPGARKTIIGDSFSKMRLYRLDQPTIARYLNIYMKKNDLRIKDITQALPPEYKHTVGHWFRKDFGGSIPLPEDVTLLEEILKLDKEFARILKRSVLKLQTVKHSLKGKNPGDFLELEENKLKEYLTKTYMPPSYYIKK; encoded by the coding sequence ATGGTTAAAGGAAAGATTTTATTTGGGGATGTTTTTAGTGCATTAAGATGTTTAGAGGATAATAGTATTTCTGTTGCATTAACTTCTCCTCCCTACTGGAGACAAAGAGATTATGGGTTTAAAGGACAAATTGGTAGAGAAAAGACTCCGGAAGAGTATATAGGGAGATTAATCGTTATATTCAGGGAGTTAAGGGCTAAGCTAAAGGATGATGGAGTGTTCTTCCTAAATATAGGTGATAAGTATAAGAATAGGTATGGTAAATCCCATCTTCTTCAGATCCCTTATAGGCTTGCAGCACATATGATCAAAGATGGTTGGAAGCTTTTAGATATAATTATATGGTATAAACCCAACCATATGCCTTCATCAGTTAAAGACAGATTCACAAACACTTATGAACCCGTCCTAGTTTTCGGGAAATCCGATGAAAACATTTACACAAAAAAACACCCAGTCCTCAAAATACCACTGCAGCAAACAAAATGGAAGCATACAGCAGTTTTTCCTGAGAAACTGGTTTCATCTTTACTCTCAAGGTGCAACCTTAAAGATGGTGATTACATTTTAGACCCTTTCGCAGGGACAGGAACCACAGGGGCAGTGGTAAAAAAAATGAAGTATCAGCTGTATCCCAAAGATTTGAATGTTATACTAATCGAGAAGGGAAAAAAATTTTTAGATATTATCACTGAAAGAACTGGTATCAAGGAAATTAAAGAGCTTAAATCTTCTGAATATACATGGGAACCAGTTAATGATAAATTAGCCTTTTCAGAGGATAAACCTCTTATAATCATCGAGGATACTCATGGTGAAACATTCATCGCTAAAAACAGTGAAGAGTTCTCCCGTATAATAATGGGAATGCTTTCAGAAGAATTCCAGGATTTTCATAGAGAGGATGCTGTCTACTTTTTCGGTGTAAAAAACTGGAAATTATCAGACCTTGTTTTACCAGGATTATTAATAGACCATGGCTTTATACTTCGAAATATGATAATAATTGAAGACGGCTCTTCATGGTATCCTGTCTTTATGCTGGTAAAAGACACAACAAGGGTCAACTACAAATTTTATATAGACAGGATTAGAAAGAAACCAAAAACCGTACTACCAGAAAAATGGAACCAAGAAGACTTTATAGGCCTCATCGTAAATGATAACCTCTCTAAAAAACCCAGGAAAGGAGAAGTTGTTGACATAATATCAACATACAGCCAGGATAATTTCCCTAAAATAGTCGCTGTATCCTGGGAGGACGACAATATTTCTCTTGAATTATGCCTAAATCCCCGAAAAGATGAATTCATCATGGAATCACTACAATTTACATGTCCTCACTGTGGGACACAACTTATAGACACCTATGACCCCTTAGGGGATAACATCTGTTATAACTGCCAAAAAGAGATATACGGAAAAAACTCCCTCCCCATCCTAAAAGAATCAAAAGAAATCATAGAATCCCTAGAATCAGTTGAAAATGGAGAATATCAAGTCGGAGAAAACATAAAACCACAGTATCAAAAAAGATGCAAGGAAAGTAAAAGTAAATTCGCAGGCATGGAACGAATGAATTGGGGCGCTTCACCAGGAGCAAGAAAAACCATAATAGGCGACTCGTTCTCCAAGATGAGATTATATCGATTAGATCAACCAACCATAGCCAGATACCTTAATATTTATATGAAAAAGAATGACCTGAGAATTAAAGACATTACCCAAGCCTTACCACCAGAATACAAACATACAGTAGGGCATTGGTTCAGAAAAGATTTTGGGGGATCCATACCACTCCCAGAGGACGTGACCCTATTAGAGGAAATCCTCAAACTGGACAAAGAATTCGCCAGAATCCTAAAAAGAAGTGTCCTCAAATTACAGACAGTAAAACATTCCCTGAAGGGTAAAAATCCAGGAGATTTCCTTGAACTTGAAGAAAACAAACTTAAGGAATATTTAACAAAAACATACATGCCACCTTCTTATTACATAAAAAAATGA